The following coding sequences lie in one Zingiber officinale cultivar Zhangliang chromosome 2B, Zo_v1.1, whole genome shotgun sequence genomic window:
- the LOC122047535 gene encoding ubiquitin carboxyl-terminal hydrolase 2-like isoform X2, with protein MAKKVKSKRLNARGLHPRAANPGARGSGEDVDGEDAVAGGFCSHYSKDNAQLNQVLLGILSSDVAPTCEGCRDYPPAKRVGDKKGKQEKKREGGAKSPGVHPVWVCLGCNRCFCRGAVNDSVPYGHARRHWKQVHHDLMVRYDKPEIGWCFSCNSSIHIELPNADAEEEEAKSVGDDKRVKVLEAEPYTMNEEKGYVIRGLSNLGNTCFFNSVMQNLLAIDLLRQYMLNLNRPIGPLTMALKKLFSETSTGPTTKGVLNPKNLFGCICSKAPQFRGYQQQDSHELLRCLLDGLHAEESNAGKEQDTDDQGSPNLESTLVDNVFGGQLSSTVRCVECGHSSTVHELFLDLSLPVPSKKSTSKKAPPSPPKRKPPPKERNKNRKFQEKANARGSVVLPQCGPEERVTSSVDYCESSDPPKTEENNNWGTAAPKTELDIAPEAEGSSWMDYLAEPTMTADALDFAIQSSHPPNTSQLFQNENKISVGSEVDNSPTQPKVSLDSNIDNVSRNDTSSSCVHDPGVILLPYKALDHITGVMFGFNSSQSPDNESSSGNLAEEPSVEAAAIADSEQVDVEFDGFGDLFNEPEVTSELKAETGMVEETPATLWINNSCEINQEVDNSENIVSIESCLTLFTNMELLSNEHAWYCEHCSEALSSDMITDETCKSDPLPTLGNTSMMKLQDEGDECTTEKTSLDFQVSYLHSTGLSNLGNRRTASVSAETELLSEKPDSEQKSYVGCDLDEAKFKNEAITAGNNKVFPDYISIGQTDKLNVMAEDQEFTDSRPKQIEGDKTASVKEEAQFSGHALAATLTNCPHDIGENLMNPCRNNKLAINLRKKCSNLSSQACPAQYIRVKKEEPAKKKFKRDATKRILISKTPPILTVHLKRFSQDACGRLSKLRGHVLFHEILDLRPYLDPRCEENENCIYSLFGVVVHSGGMAGGHYIAYVRGQRNSEKARKDVNSSSWFYASDAHIREASFSEVLQCEAYILFYEKM; from the exons ATGGCGAAGAAGGTGAAAAGTAAAAGGTTGAACGCTCGCGGATTGCATCCTCGGGCTGCCAACCCAGGGGCAAGAGGTTCGGGGGAGGATGTGGATGGTGAGGATGCTGTGGCCGGAGGATTTTGTAGCCATTACAGTAAAGACAATGCCCAATTGAATCAGGTTCTTCTTGGAATCTTGTCATCCGATGTTGCCCCCACTTGCGAGGGATGCAGGGACTATCCTCCTGCTAAAAGAGTCGGGGATAAGAAGGGTAAGCAAGAGAAAAAGAGGGAAGGAGGAGCAAAGAGCCCCGGCGTGCATCCCGTTTGGGTATGTTTGGGTTGCAATCGCTGCTTCTGCAGGGGAGCAGTGAATGACTCGGTGCCTTATGGCCATGCTCGCAGGCATTGGAAGCAGGTGCACCATGATCTCATGGTGAGATATGACAAGCCTGAAATTGGCTGGTGCTTCTCGTGCAACTCATCGATCCATATTGAGTTGCCAAACGCTGATGCAGAGGAGGAGGAGGCTAAATCAGTTGGAGATGATAAGAGGGTTAAAGTTTTAGAGGCTGAGCCTTATACCATGAATGAAGAGAAGGGATATGTGATAAGAGGGTTGTCAAACCTGGGAAACACTTGTTTCTTTAATTCAGTGATGCAGAATCTTCTGGCAATAGACTTGCTCAGACAGTACATGTTGAACTTGAACAG GCCTATTGGACCGCTTACTATGGCATTGAAGAAGTTATTCAGTGAAACAAGTACTGGGCCAACTACTAAAGGTGTATTGAACCCAAAGAATCTTTTTGGATGTATATGTTCCAAAGCACCTCAGTTCAGAGGTTACCAGCAGCAGGACAGCCATGAATTGCTACGTTGCTTGCTTGATGGGTTGCATGCTGAAGAGAGCAATGCTGGAAAAGAGCAGGATACCGATGATCAAGGCTCTCCAAATTTAGAGAGCACCTTGGTTGATAATGTATTTGGTGGCCAGCTATCTAGTACAGTCCGTTGTGTTGAATGTGGCCATTCTTCTACAGTTCATGAGCTGTTTCTAGATTTATCACTGCCAGTGCCTTCAAAGAAGTCAACTTCCAAGAAAGCTCCACCTTCTCCACCTAAAAGGAAGCCACCtccaaaagaaagaaataaaaataggaagtTTCAAGAAAAAGCAAATGCCAGAGGATCTGTTGTCTTGCCTCAATGTGGACCTGAAGAAAGAGTTACTTCCTCAGTGGACTATTGCGAGTCATCTGATCCACCCAAAACAGAAGAAAACAATAACTGGGGCACTGCTGCACCAAAAACAGAACTAGATATTGCTCCAGAAGCTGAGGGTTCATCATGGATGGATTATCTTGCAGAACCGACGATGACAGCAGATGCTTTAGATTTTGCTATTCAATCTTCTCACCCTCCTAATACCTCTCAATTATTTCAGAATGAAAACAAAATTTCTGTTGGATCAGAAGTGGACAATTCTCCTACACAACCAAAAGTTTCTTTGGATTCGAACATTGATAATGTTAGCAGAAATGATACTTCTTCTTCATGCGTACATGATCCTGGAGTTATTTTGCTTCCTTATAAAGCACTAGATCACATCACTGGTGTCATGTTTGGTTTCAATTCTTCTCAGAGTCCTGATAACGAGTCTTCCTCTGGAAATTTGGCGGAGGAACCAAGTGTCGAGGCAGCTGCCATTGCTGACTCTGAACAAGTAGATGTCGAGTTTGATGGATTTGGTGATCTATTTAATGAACCAGAGGTTACATCAGAGCTGAAGGCTGAAACTGGCATGGTTGAAGAGACGCCTGCGACTCTTTGGATCAATAACAGTTGTGAGATTAATCAGGAAGTGGATAATAGTGAAAATATTGTTTCAATCGAAAGTTGTCTAACATTATTTACCAACATGGAGCTTTTGTCCAATGAACATGCATGGTACTGTGAGCACTGTTCGGAAGCCTTGTCAAGTGACATGATTACTGATGAGACATGCAAGAGTGATCCTTTACCAACACTAGGCAACACAAGCATGATGAAGCTTCAGGATGAAGGGGATGAATGCACAACTGAAAAAACTTCTCTTGACTTCCAGGTGAGCTACCTCCATTCAACTGGTCTTAGCAATTTAGGAAATAGACGGACAGCATCAGTCAGTGCAGAGACCGAGTTACTCTCAGAAAAGCCCGATTCAGAGCAGAAATCATATGTGGGTTGTGATTTGGATGaagcaaaatttaaaaatgaagcaATCACTGCTGGTAATAACAAAGTTTTTCCAGACTATATATCAATTGGTCAAACAGACAAATTAAATGTGATGGCAGAAGATCAGGAATTTACAGATTCAAGGCCTAAGCAAATTGAGGGTGACAAAACTGCAAGTGTCAAGGAAGAAGCTCAATTTAGTGGACATGCTCTAGCAGCTACTTTGACTAATTGTCCACATGATATTGGGGAAAACTTGATGAATCCCTGCAGAAATAACAAACTTGCAATTAACTTACGGAAAAAGTGTTCAAATCTTTCAAGCCAAGCTTGTCCAGCCCAATATATAAGGGTTAAAAAAGAggaacctgcaaagaagaagttcaagagggATGCAACTAAAAGGATTTTAATCAGCAAAACACCACCTATTTTGACTGTACATTTGAAGAGATTTAGTCAAGATGCTTGTGGCCGATTAAGTAAGTTGAGAGGCCATGTTCTCTTCCACGAGATACTTGATTTGAGGCCTTATCTAGATCcaag GTGCGAGGAAAATGAAAATTGCATTTACTCCCTATTTGGGGTGGTCGTACACTCTGGTGGCATGGCTGGTGGTCACTATATTGCCTACGTGCGAGGTCAAAGGAACAGTGAGAAAGCGAGGAAGGACGTAAATTCATCCTCCTGGTTTTACGCCAGCGATGCTCATATCAGGGAGGCTTCTTTTTCTGAAGTCCTTCAGTGTGAAGCCTACATTCTGTTCTACGAGAAGATGTAA
- the LOC122047535 gene encoding ubiquitin carboxyl-terminal hydrolase 2-like isoform X1, translating to MAKKVKSKRLNARGLHPRAANPGARGSGEDVDGEDAVAGGFCSHYSKDNAQLNQVLLGILSSDVAPTCEGCRDYPPAKRVGDKKGKQEKKREGGAKSPGVHPVWVCLGCNRCFCRGAVNDSVPYGHARRHWKQVHHDLMVRYDKPEIGWCFSCNSSIHIELPNADAEEEEAKSVGDDKRVKVLEAEPYTMNEEKGYVIRGLSNLGNTCFFNSVMQNLLAIDLLRQYMLNLNRPIGPLTMALKKLFSETSTGPTTKGVLNPKNLFGCICSKAPQFRGYQQQDSHELLRCLLDGLHAEESNAGKEQDTDDQGSPNLESTLVDNVFGGQLSSTVRCVECGHSSTVHELFLDLSLPVPSKKSTSKKAPPSPPKRKPPPKERNKNRKFQEKANARGSVVLPQCGPEERVTSSVDYCESSDPPKTEENNNWGTAAPKTELDIAPEAEGSSWMDYLAEPTMTADALDFAIQSSHPPNTSQLFQNENKISVGSEVDNSPTQPKVSLDSNIDNVSRNDTSSSCVHDPGVILLPYKALDHITGVMFGFNSSQSPDNESSSGNLAEEPSVEAAAIADSEQVDVEFDGFGDLFNEPEVTSELKAETGMVEETPATLWINNSCEINQEVDNSENIVSIESCLTLFTNMELLSNEHAWYCEHCSEALSSDMITDETCKSDPLPTLGNTSMMKLQDEGDECTTEKTSLDFQVSYLHSTGLSNLGNRRTASVSAETELLSEKPDSEQKSYVGCDLDEAKFKNEAITAGNNKVFPDYISIGQTDKLNVMAEDQEFTDSRPKQIEGDKTASVKEEAQFSGHALAATLTNCPHDIGENLMNPCRNNKLAINLRKKCSNLSSQACPAQYIRVKKEEPAKKKFKRDATKRILISKTPPILTVHLKRFSQDACGRLSKLRGHVLFHEILDLRPYLDPRCEENENCIYSLFGVVVHSGGMAGGHYIAYVRGQRNSEKARKDVNSSSWFYASDAHIREASFSEVLQCEAYILFYEKM from the exons ATGGCGAAGAAGGTGAAAAGTAAAAGGTTGAACGCTCGCGGATTGCATCCTCGGGCTGCCAACCCAGGGGCAAGAGGTTCGGGGGAGGATGTGGATGGTGAGGATGCTGTGGCCGGAGGATTTTGTAGCCATTACAGTAAAGACAATGCCCAATTGAATCAGGTTCTTCTTGGAATCTTGTCATCCGATGTTGCCCCCACTTGCGAGGGATGCAGGGACTATCCTCCTGCTAAAAGAGTCGGGGATAAGAAGGGTAAGCAAGAGAAAAAGAGGGAAGGAGGAGCAAAGAGCCCCGGCGTGCATCCCGTTTGGGTATGTTTGGGTTGCAATCGCTGCTTCTGCAGGGGAGCAGTGAATGACTCGGTGCCTTATGGCCATGCTCGCAGGCATTGGAAGCAGGTGCACCATGATCTCATGGTGAGATATGACAAGCCTGAAATTGGCTGGTGCTTCTCGTGCAACTCATCGATCCATATTGAGTTGCCAAACGCTGATGCAGAGGAGGAGGAGGCTAAATCAGTTGGAGATGATAAGAGGGTTAAAGTTTTAGAGGCTGAGCCTTATACCATGAATGAAGAGAAGGGATATGTGATAAGAGGGTTGTCAAACCTGGGAAACACTTGTTTCTTTAATTCAGTGATGCAGAATCTTCTGGCAATAGACTTGCTCAGACAGTACATGTTGAACTTGAACAGGCCTATTGGACCGCTTACTATGGCATTGAAGAAGTTATTCAGTGAAACAAGTACTGGGCCAACTACTAAAGGTGTATTGAACCCAAAGAATCTTTTTGGATGTATATGTTCCAAAGCACCTCAGTTCAGAGGTTAC CAGCAGCAGGACAGCCATGAATTGCTACGTTGCTTGCTTGATGGGTTGCATGCTGAAGAGAGCAATGCTGGAAAAGAGCAGGATACCGATGATCAAGGCTCTCCAAATTTAGAGAGCACCTTGGTTGATAATGTATTTGGTGGCCAGCTATCTAGTACAGTCCGTTGTGTTGAATGTGGCCATTCTTCTACAGTTCATGAGCTGTTTCTAGATTTATCACTGCCAGTGCCTTCAAAGAAGTCAACTTCCAAGAAAGCTCCACCTTCTCCACCTAAAAGGAAGCCACCtccaaaagaaagaaataaaaataggaagtTTCAAGAAAAAGCAAATGCCAGAGGATCTGTTGTCTTGCCTCAATGTGGACCTGAAGAAAGAGTTACTTCCTCAGTGGACTATTGCGAGTCATCTGATCCACCCAAAACAGAAGAAAACAATAACTGGGGCACTGCTGCACCAAAAACAGAACTAGATATTGCTCCAGAAGCTGAGGGTTCATCATGGATGGATTATCTTGCAGAACCGACGATGACAGCAGATGCTTTAGATTTTGCTATTCAATCTTCTCACCCTCCTAATACCTCTCAATTATTTCAGAATGAAAACAAAATTTCTGTTGGATCAGAAGTGGACAATTCTCCTACACAACCAAAAGTTTCTTTGGATTCGAACATTGATAATGTTAGCAGAAATGATACTTCTTCTTCATGCGTACATGATCCTGGAGTTATTTTGCTTCCTTATAAAGCACTAGATCACATCACTGGTGTCATGTTTGGTTTCAATTCTTCTCAGAGTCCTGATAACGAGTCTTCCTCTGGAAATTTGGCGGAGGAACCAAGTGTCGAGGCAGCTGCCATTGCTGACTCTGAACAAGTAGATGTCGAGTTTGATGGATTTGGTGATCTATTTAATGAACCAGAGGTTACATCAGAGCTGAAGGCTGAAACTGGCATGGTTGAAGAGACGCCTGCGACTCTTTGGATCAATAACAGTTGTGAGATTAATCAGGAAGTGGATAATAGTGAAAATATTGTTTCAATCGAAAGTTGTCTAACATTATTTACCAACATGGAGCTTTTGTCCAATGAACATGCATGGTACTGTGAGCACTGTTCGGAAGCCTTGTCAAGTGACATGATTACTGATGAGACATGCAAGAGTGATCCTTTACCAACACTAGGCAACACAAGCATGATGAAGCTTCAGGATGAAGGGGATGAATGCACAACTGAAAAAACTTCTCTTGACTTCCAGGTGAGCTACCTCCATTCAACTGGTCTTAGCAATTTAGGAAATAGACGGACAGCATCAGTCAGTGCAGAGACCGAGTTACTCTCAGAAAAGCCCGATTCAGAGCAGAAATCATATGTGGGTTGTGATTTGGATGaagcaaaatttaaaaatgaagcaATCACTGCTGGTAATAACAAAGTTTTTCCAGACTATATATCAATTGGTCAAACAGACAAATTAAATGTGATGGCAGAAGATCAGGAATTTACAGATTCAAGGCCTAAGCAAATTGAGGGTGACAAAACTGCAAGTGTCAAGGAAGAAGCTCAATTTAGTGGACATGCTCTAGCAGCTACTTTGACTAATTGTCCACATGATATTGGGGAAAACTTGATGAATCCCTGCAGAAATAACAAACTTGCAATTAACTTACGGAAAAAGTGTTCAAATCTTTCAAGCCAAGCTTGTCCAGCCCAATATATAAGGGTTAAAAAAGAggaacctgcaaagaagaagttcaagagggATGCAACTAAAAGGATTTTAATCAGCAAAACACCACCTATTTTGACTGTACATTTGAAGAGATTTAGTCAAGATGCTTGTGGCCGATTAAGTAAGTTGAGAGGCCATGTTCTCTTCCACGAGATACTTGATTTGAGGCCTTATCTAGATCcaag GTGCGAGGAAAATGAAAATTGCATTTACTCCCTATTTGGGGTGGTCGTACACTCTGGTGGCATGGCTGGTGGTCACTATATTGCCTACGTGCGAGGTCAAAGGAACAGTGAGAAAGCGAGGAAGGACGTAAATTCATCCTCCTGGTTTTACGCCAGCGATGCTCATATCAGGGAGGCTTCTTTTTCTGAAGTCCTTCAGTGTGAAGCCTACATTCTGTTCTACGAGAAGATGTAA
- the LOC122047536 gene encoding protein TIC 22-like, chloroplastic, with protein sequence MFPWPKPPNLPSALTPPSSSRSSSSIPGEPNPFFFTIQSHLNSLFSDSSPLRIRLHSAVQTLADRARQSLLHGLTSPSPSSPGPWASISLPEDAPARDKTQSMDAIQERLAGVPVYALSNAEEDFVLVSGVRSGKNLGLFCFKEEDAEALLEQMRSMNVDMRQGAKVVPVALNKVFQLKVDGVALRFLPDSSQIANAIKVKEYEGHPVYDFPGVPIFQSRSLVLKSQDKKYRPAFFRKEDLDDSLRRASRQQRRLNPALRKGDIEVSVLEDIIAAMKENSSKWDDIVFIPPGFNVAVDPNEENK encoded by the exons ATGTTCCCTTGGCCTAAACCCCCAAACCTCCCGTCGGCGCTGACGCCGCCGTCGTCGTCGCGGTCGTCCTCGTCAATTCCCGGCGAACcgaatcccttcttcttcaccATCCAATCCCATCTCAACTCCCTCTTCTCTGACTCGTCTCCCCTCAGAATCCGCCTCCACTCCGCCGTCCAAACCCTCGCCGACCGAGCGCGGCAGTCCCTTCTCCACGGCCTCACCTCTCCTTCGCCCTCATCGCCTGGCCCCTGGGCCAGTATTTCTCTCCCTGAAGACGCTCCCGCCCGAGACAAAACCCAGTCGATGGACGCCATCCAGGAGCGGCTCGCCGGGGTGCCCGTCTACGCACTCAGCAACGCCGAGGAGGACTTCGTTCTCGTGTCCGGCGTGCGCAGCGGCAAAAATTTGGGACTCTTCTGCTTCAAGGAGGAGGACGCCGAGGCGCTGCTGGAGCaaatgagatccatgaatgtggACATGCGGCAGGGAGCGAAGGTTGTCCCTGTGGCCCTCAATAAG GTTTTTCAGCTTAAGGTCGATGGAGTTGCCTTGAGGTTTCTACCTGATTCATCACAAATTGCAAACGCAATTAAG GTGAAGGAGTATGAAGGGCATCCTGTATATGATTTTCCTGGTGTTCCTATCTTCCAG TCGAGGAGCTTGGTCTTGAAGAGTCAAGACAAGAAATATCGTCCAGCTTTCTTCAGAAAG GAGGACCTAGACGACTCATTACGCAGAGCATCTCGACAGCAAAGGCGGTTAAATCCTGCTTTAAGGAAGGGAGACATTGAG GTTTCAGTTCTAGAGGACATAATTGCTGCTATGAAG GAAAACTCATCGAAGTGGGATGACATAGTGTTCATTCCTCCCGGCTTCAACGTAGCTGTTGATCCTAATGAAGAAAACAAGTAA